In Pseudomonas sp. PDM14, a genomic segment contains:
- the astD gene encoding succinylglutamate-semialdehyde dehydrogenase encodes MTTHYIAGVWLVGQGARLESLNPVTQEVLWRGDEASAQQVQAAVQAARDAFPAWARRTLDKRIAVLEQFAVTLKAHADELARCIGEETGKPLWESATEVTSMVNKVAISVQSYRERTGTKSGPLADATAVLRHKPHGVVAVFGPYNFPGHLPNGHIVPALLAGNAVVFKPSELTPKVAELTVKCWIEAGLPAGVLNLVQGARDTGVALGSNDGIDGLFFTGSSRTGNLLHSQFAGRPGKILALEMGGNNPLVVEQVRDLDAAVYTIIQSAFISAGQRCTCARRLLVPQGEWGDSLLARLVAVSSTIKVGAFDEQPAPFMGSVISLSAAQHLLKAQRQLIERGAVSLLDMSQPLENAALLTPGILDVSAVAERVDEEFFGPLLQVIRYDGFDAAIAEANNTQYGLAAGLLSDSAERYQQFLIESRAGIVNWNKQLTGAASSAPFGGIGASGNHRASAYYAADYCAYPVASLESETLSLPASLTPGVSL; translated from the coding sequence ATGACCACCCATTACATCGCCGGCGTCTGGCTGGTTGGCCAGGGCGCACGCCTGGAATCGCTGAATCCGGTGACCCAGGAAGTGCTGTGGCGTGGCGACGAAGCCTCCGCACAACAGGTGCAGGCTGCGGTGCAGGCCGCGCGCGATGCTTTCCCGGCCTGGGCGCGACGCACCCTGGACAAACGCATCGCCGTGCTCGAACAATTCGCCGTGACCCTCAAGGCGCATGCCGACGAGCTGGCCCGCTGCATCGGCGAGGAAACCGGCAAGCCGCTGTGGGAGTCCGCCACCGAGGTGACCAGCATGGTCAACAAGGTCGCCATCTCCGTGCAGAGTTACCGTGAGCGCACCGGCACCAAGAGCGGTCCGCTGGCCGACGCGACCGCCGTGCTGCGGCACAAGCCGCATGGCGTGGTGGCGGTGTTCGGCCCGTACAACTTTCCCGGCCACTTGCCCAACGGCCACATCGTACCGGCGCTGCTGGCCGGTAACGCGGTGGTGTTCAAGCCCAGCGAGCTGACGCCCAAGGTCGCCGAGCTGACGGTCAAATGCTGGATCGAAGCCGGCCTGCCAGCCGGCGTGCTCAACCTGGTGCAGGGCGCGCGCGATACCGGCGTGGCGCTGGGCAGCAACGACGGCATCGACGGCCTGTTCTTCACCGGCTCCAGCCGCACCGGCAACCTGCTGCATAGCCAGTTCGCCGGTCGCCCGGGCAAGATCCTCGCGCTGGAGATGGGTGGCAACAACCCGCTGGTGGTCGAGCAGGTCCGGGATCTCGATGCCGCCGTCTACACCATCATCCAGTCCGCGTTCATTTCCGCTGGTCAGCGCTGCACCTGTGCACGCCGCCTGCTGGTGCCGCAGGGCGAGTGGGGCGACAGCCTGCTGGCGCGCCTGGTGGCGGTCAGCTCGACGATCAAGGTTGGCGCTTTCGACGAGCAGCCGGCGCCGTTCATGGGCTCGGTGATTTCCCTGAGCGCCGCCCAGCACCTGCTCAAGGCCCAGCGCCAGCTGATCGAGCGCGGCGCGGTGTCGCTGCTCGACATGTCGCAGCCGCTGGAAAACGCCGCGCTGCTGACGCCAGGCATTCTCGACGTGAGCGCCGTCGCTGAGCGCGTCGACGAGGAGTTCTTCGGTCCGCTGCTGCAGGTGATCCGCTACGACGGTTTCGACGCGGCCATCGCCGAGGCCAACAACACCCAGTACGGCCTGGCCGCCGGCCTGCTGTCGGATTCCGCCGAGCGCTACCAGCAGTTCCTCATCGAGAGCCGCGCCGGTATCGTCAACTGGAACAAGCAGCTGACCGGTGCCGCCAGCAGCGCGCCGTTCGGTGGGATTGGTGCCTCCGGCAACCACCGCGCCAGTGCCTACTACGCCGCCGACTATTGCGCCTATCCGGTGGCCTCGCTGGAAAGTGAAACCCTGAGCCTGCCGGCCAGCCTGACCCCGGGAGTGAGTCTGTGA
- the astA gene encoding arginine N-succinyltransferase: MIVRPVRSADLPALFDLARSTGAGLTTLPANEERLAHRVGWAEKTFRGEAARADADYLFVLEDDDGKVVGISAVAGAVGLREPWYNYRLGLTVSASQELDIHREIPTLFLANDLTGNSELCSLFLHADHRSGLNGRLLSKARFLFIAEFRQLFGDKVIAEMRGMSDAEGRSPFWESLGRHFFKMEFSQADYLTGVGNKAFIAELMPKFPLYTCFLSEEARSVVGRVHPDTEPALAMLKGEGFGYQGYVDIFDAGPAIEVETDKIRAVRDSQTLVLAVGTPGDDATPYLMHNRKREDCRITAAPARVAAGTLVVDAQTAKRLQLAVGAQVRAVPLSAKESKQ; encoded by the coding sequence ATGATCGTTCGTCCCGTGCGCAGTGCCGATTTGCCGGCCCTGTTCGACCTGGCCCGCAGTACCGGAGCCGGTCTGACCACCCTGCCGGCCAATGAAGAGCGCCTGGCGCACCGGGTCGGTTGGGCGGAGAAGACCTTCCGTGGCGAAGCCGCGCGCGCCGACGCCGATTACCTGTTCGTGCTCGAGGATGACGACGGCAAGGTCGTCGGCATCTCCGCTGTGGCCGGTGCCGTGGGCCTGCGCGAGCCCTGGTACAACTACCGCCTGGGCCTGACCGTCAGCGCCTCGCAGGAGCTGGACATCCACCGCGAGATTCCCACGCTGTTCCTCGCCAACGACCTGACCGGCAACTCCGAGCTGTGCTCGTTGTTCCTGCATGCCGATCACCGCAGCGGCCTCAACGGACGCCTGCTGTCGAAGGCGCGCTTCCTGTTCATCGCCGAGTTCCGCCAGCTGTTCGGCGACAAGGTGATCGCCGAGATGCGCGGCATGTCCGATGCCGAAGGCCGCTCGCCGTTCTGGGAAAGCCTTGGTCGGCATTTCTTCAAGATGGAATTCAGCCAGGCCGACTACCTCACCGGCGTCGGCAACAAGGCCTTCATCGCCGAGCTGATGCCCAAGTTCCCGCTCTACACCTGCTTCCTCTCCGAAGAGGCGCGCAGCGTGGTCGGCCGCGTGCACCCGGACACCGAGCCGGCGCTGGCGATGCTCAAGGGTGAGGGCTTCGGCTACCAGGGCTACGTCGATATCTTCGACGCCGGCCCAGCCATCGAGGTGGAGACCGACAAGATCCGTGCGGTGCGCGACAGCCAGACCCTGGTGCTCGCCGTCGGTACGCCGGGCGACGACGCCACGCCGTACCTGATGCACAACCGCAAGCGCGAAGACTGCCGCATCACCGCCGCACCGGCGCGCGTCGCCGCCGGCACGTTGGTGGTCGATGCGCAAACCGCCAAACGCCTGCAGCTGGCCGTCGGGGCCCAGGTGCGAGCCGTGCCGCTGTCGGCCAAGGAGAGCAAGCAATGA
- the astB gene encoding N-succinylarginine dihydrolase — MSAYEMNFDGLVGPTHNYGGLSYGNVASQSNSQAASNPKEAALQGLGKMKALMDMGFKQGVFAPQERQNVAALRSLGFTGSDAEVIQRAAKEAMPLLAAVSSASSMWTANACTVSPSADTADGRVHFTAANLNCKFHRSIEHPTTSRVLGAMFANQQHFAHHAALPAVGQFGDEGAANHTRFCKGYGDAGVEFFVYGRSAFDSRYPAPQRYPARQTLEASQAIARLHGLSEEGVVYAQQNPAVIDQGVFHNDVIAVGNGEVLFYHQDAFLDTERVLDELSAKLARRGGSFQAVCVPREAVAVEDAVRSYLFNSQLLSRADCSMLLIVPEECRNNAKVWSYLQHLTSGDGPIREVKVFDLKQSMQNGGGPACLRLRVALKEDELAAVNPGVIMTPALHEDLTAWVGKHYRDRLSEADLADPQLLTECRTALDELTQILKLGAVYPFQLV; from the coding sequence ATGTCCGCCTATGAGATGAACTTTGACGGCCTGGTCGGGCCGACGCACAACTACGGCGGCCTGTCCTACGGCAACGTGGCATCGCAAAGCAACAGCCAGGCGGCGTCCAATCCGAAGGAAGCGGCGCTGCAGGGCCTGGGCAAGATGAAGGCGCTGATGGACATGGGCTTCAAGCAGGGCGTATTCGCCCCGCAGGAGCGCCAGAACGTCGCCGCGCTGCGCAGCCTGGGTTTCACCGGCAGCGATGCCGAGGTGATCCAGCGCGCCGCCAAGGAGGCCATGCCGCTGCTGGCTGCCGTGAGTTCTGCCTCGAGCATGTGGACGGCCAACGCCTGCACCGTCAGCCCGAGCGCCGACACCGCCGACGGGCGTGTGCATTTCACCGCCGCCAACCTCAACTGCAAATTCCACCGCAGCATCGAGCACCCGACTACCAGTCGCGTGCTTGGCGCCATGTTCGCCAACCAGCAGCACTTCGCCCACCACGCCGCCTTGCCGGCGGTAGGCCAGTTCGGCGACGAAGGTGCGGCCAACCACACGCGCTTCTGCAAGGGCTATGGCGATGCCGGCGTGGAGTTCTTCGTCTACGGCCGCAGCGCCTTCGACAGCCGCTACCCGGCGCCACAGCGCTACCCGGCGCGGCAGACCCTCGAAGCCTCGCAGGCCATCGCGCGCCTACACGGGCTGAGCGAGGAGGGCGTGGTCTATGCTCAGCAGAACCCGGCGGTCATCGACCAGGGCGTGTTCCACAACGACGTGATCGCGGTGGGTAACGGCGAGGTGCTGTTCTATCACCAGGACGCCTTCCTCGATACCGAGCGCGTTCTCGACGAGCTGAGCGCCAAGCTCGCCCGCCGTGGCGGCAGCTTCCAGGCGGTCTGCGTACCGCGCGAGGCGGTGGCGGTGGAGGACGCGGTGCGCTCCTACCTGTTCAACAGCCAGCTGCTCAGCCGCGCCGATTGCAGCATGCTGCTGATCGTGCCGGAGGAGTGTCGCAACAACGCCAAGGTCTGGAGCTACCTTCAGCACCTGACCAGCGGCGACGGCCCGATCCGCGAGGTCAAGGTGTTCGACCTCAAGCAGAGCATGCAGAACGGCGGTGGTCCGGCGTGCCTGCGTCTGCGCGTGGCGCTCAAGGAAGACGAACTGGCAGCGGTCAATCCGGGCGTGATCATGACCCCGGCGCTGCACGAAGACCTGACCGCCTGGGTCGGCAAGCACTACCGCGATCGCCTCAGCGAAGCCGATCTGGCCGACCCACAGCTGCTGACAGAATGCCGCACGGCATTGGATGAACTGACGCAGATCCTTAAACTGGGCGCGGTTTACCCCTTCCAACTTGTTTAA
- a CDS encoding aspartate aminotransferase family protein yields the protein MSVQHDPVQRADFDQVMVPNYSPAAFVPVRGLGSRVWDQSGRELVDFAGGIAVNVLGHCHPALVKALTEQANTLWHVSNVFTNEPTLRLAKKLVDATFADRVFFCNSGAEANEAAFKLARRVAHDRFGPEKYEIISAINSFHGRTLFTVSVGGQPKYSDGFGPKIQGITHVPYNDLDALKAAISDKTCAVVLEPIQGESGVLPAQQAYLEGARKLCDEHNALLIFDEVQSGMGRTGDLFAYMHHNVVPDILSSAKSLGGGFPIAAMLTTDDLAKHLAVGTHGTTYGGNPLACAVGEAVMDVINTPAVLDGVKAKHEQFKTRLQAIGEKYGIFGEIRGRGLLIGCQLVGAWVGKAKTVLDAAAAEGVMVLQASPDVVRFAPSLVVEDVDINEGLDRFERAVAKLVQG from the coding sequence ATGTCCGTTCAGCACGATCCGGTGCAACGCGCCGATTTCGACCAGGTCATGGTCCCCAATTACTCCCCAGCCGCCTTCGTGCCGGTGCGTGGCCTGGGTTCGCGAGTATGGGATCAGAGCGGTCGCGAGCTGGTCGACTTCGCCGGTGGCATCGCCGTCAACGTGCTTGGCCACTGCCATCCGGCGCTGGTCAAGGCGCTGACCGAGCAGGCCAACACCCTGTGGCACGTGTCCAACGTGTTCACCAACGAGCCGACCCTGCGCCTGGCCAAGAAACTGGTCGACGCCACGTTCGCCGATCGCGTGTTCTTCTGTAACTCCGGCGCCGAAGCCAACGAGGCCGCCTTCAAGCTGGCCCGTCGCGTTGCCCATGACCGGTTCGGCCCGGAAAAGTACGAGATCATCTCGGCCATCAACAGCTTCCACGGCCGCACCCTGTTCACCGTCAGTGTCGGTGGTCAGCCGAAGTACTCCGATGGTTTCGGCCCGAAGATCCAGGGCATCACCCATGTGCCGTACAACGATCTCGACGCACTGAAGGCGGCGATCTCCGACAAGACCTGCGCCGTGGTGCTCGAGCCGATCCAGGGCGAGAGTGGCGTGCTGCCGGCGCAGCAGGCTTACCTGGAAGGCGCGCGCAAGTTGTGCGACGAGCACAACGCGCTGCTGATTTTCGACGAAGTGCAGAGCGGTATGGGCCGTACCGGTGACCTGTTCGCCTACATGCACCACAACGTCGTGCCGGACATCCTTTCCAGCGCCAAGAGCCTGGGCGGCGGCTTCCCGATTGCAGCCATGCTGACCACCGACGACCTGGCCAAGCACCTGGCCGTCGGCACCCACGGCACCACCTACGGCGGTAACCCGCTGGCGTGCGCGGTAGGCGAGGCGGTGATGGACGTGATCAATACCCCGGCCGTGCTCGATGGCGTCAAGGCCAAGCACGAGCAGTTCAAGACCCGCCTGCAGGCGATTGGCGAGAAGTACGGCATCTTCGGCGAGATTCGCGGCCGCGGCCTGCTGATCGGCTGCCAGCTGGTCGGTGCCTGGGTCGGCAAGGCCAAGACCGTGCTCGACGCTGCCGCTGCCGAAGGCGTGATGGTCCTGCAGGCCAGCCCGGACGTGGTGCGTTTTGCCCCGAGCCTGGTGGTCGAGGATGTCGACATCAACGAAGGCCTGGATCGCTTCGAGCGCGCCGTGGCCAAGCTGGTCCAGGGCTGA
- a CDS encoding topoisomerase II, protein MSDALQLILEDTDGTQLETSCTRFAVMWQGKEVWIQQAGNGQLLIGVDVDEGDAEYANLLLRPLATNLVSLQLEMEAADVADDEDDGHVHGPDCNH, encoded by the coding sequence ATGTCCGATGCCCTGCAACTGATTCTCGAAGACACCGACGGCACCCAGCTGGAAACCTCCTGCACGCGTTTTGCCGTGATGTGGCAGGGCAAGGAAGTGTGGATCCAGCAGGCTGGCAACGGCCAGTTGCTGATCGGTGTGGATGTCGACGAAGGCGATGCCGAATACGCCAACCTGCTGCTGCGCCCGCTGGCCACCAACCTGGTCAGCCTGCAGCTGGAAATGGAAGCGGCCGACGTTGCCGACGACGAAGACGATGGCCATGTCCACGGCCCCGACTGCAACCACTGA
- the astE gene encoding succinylglutamate desuccinylase, translated as MLALGKLLELTLAGREPTEKIQLTREGARLHWLGEGALEITPTAQADNGMDLLLSAGIHGNETAPIELLDRLLQAVASGQLLPSARILFLFGNPEAMRRGERYIEQDINRLFSGRHEQSSGNEALRANELERLAAAFFSKPGRKRLHYDLHTAIRASKIEQFALYPYAEGREHSPVELARLRAAGIDAVLLQQKTGITFSSYTYAHLEAEAFTLELGKARPFGQNQMVNLDLLETRLQQLIEGNEPAGGDTLDGLQLFTVSREVIKHSDAFKLHLPDDIENFSELAQGFLLAEDIANTRWVIEEEGARIIFPNPKVKNGLRAAILIVPAAI; from the coding sequence ATGCTCGCCCTCGGCAAACTGCTTGAACTGACCCTGGCTGGCCGCGAGCCGACCGAGAAAATTCAGCTGACCCGCGAGGGCGCACGCTTGCACTGGCTGGGCGAGGGCGCGCTGGAGATCACGCCGACGGCCCAGGCCGACAATGGCATGGACCTGTTGCTCTCCGCCGGCATCCACGGCAACGAGACGGCACCGATCGAGCTGCTCGACCGCCTGCTGCAGGCCGTGGCTTCCGGCCAGCTGTTGCCGAGCGCACGGATTCTCTTCCTGTTCGGCAATCCCGAGGCCATGCGCCGCGGCGAGCGCTACATCGAACAGGACATCAATCGCCTGTTCAGTGGTCGCCATGAACAGAGCAGCGGCAATGAGGCCCTGCGCGCCAACGAGCTGGAGCGCCTGGCCGCGGCCTTCTTCAGCAAGCCGGGGCGGAAGCGCCTGCACTACGACCTGCACACGGCAATCCGCGCCTCGAAGATCGAACAGTTTGCCCTCTACCCCTATGCCGAAGGCCGCGAGCACTCGCCCGTCGAGCTGGCTCGCCTGCGCGCGGCGGGTATCGACGCGGTGCTGCTGCAGCAGAAAACCGGCATCACCTTCAGTTCCTACACCTACGCCCATCTCGAGGCGGAGGCCTTCACCCTGGAGCTGGGCAAGGCGCGGCCGTTCGGGCAGAACCAGATGGTCAATCTCGATCTGCTGGAAACCCGCCTGCAACAGTTGATCGAGGGCAACGAGCCTGCCGGCGGCGACACGCTCGACGGGTTGCAGCTGTTCACCGTCTCGCGTGAAGTGATCAAGCACAGCGATGCCTTCAAGCTGCACCTGCCGGACGACATCGAGAACTTCAGTGAGCTGGCGCAAGGCTTCCTGCTGGCCGAAGACATCGCCAATACCCGTTGGGTGATCGAGGAGGAGGGCGCGCGCATCATCTTCCCCAATCCCAAGGTGAAGAACGGCTTGCGCGCGGCGATCCTCATCGTGCCCGCGGCGATCTGA
- the aruF gene encoding arginine/ornithine succinyltransferase subunit alpha, with amino-acid sequence MLVMRPAQLSDLADVQRLAADSPVGVTSLPDDAGRLRDKIVASEASFAAEVSFNGEESYFFVLEDSATGRLVGCSGIVASAGYSEPFYSFRNETFVHASRELKIHNKIHVLSLCHDLTGNSLLTSFYVQPELVDSPFAELNSRARLLFVAAHPERFADAVVVEIVGDSDEQGDSPFWDAVGRNFFDMNYAEAERLCGLKSRTFLAELMPHYPIYVPLLPDAAQEAMGLVHPRAQVTFDILMREGFETDHYIDIFDGGPTLHARTSGIRSIAQSRVVPVRIGEPGKGGREYLVSNGQLQDFRAIVAELDWVPGKPVTLSADVADVLGVGEGTSVRLVAV; translated from the coding sequence ATGCTGGTGATGCGCCCCGCGCAACTGTCGGACCTTGCCGATGTGCAACGTCTGGCTGCGGACAGCCCGGTAGGTGTCACCTCCCTGCCGGATGACGCCGGCCGTCTGCGCGACAAGATCGTCGCCTCGGAGGCCTCGTTCGCCGCCGAGGTCAGCTTCAACGGCGAGGAGAGCTACTTCTTCGTCCTCGAAGACAGCGCCACCGGCCGCCTGGTCGGCTGCTCCGGTATCGTCGCCTCGGCCGGTTACTCCGAGCCGTTCTACAGCTTCCGCAACGAGACCTTCGTGCACGCTTCGCGCGAGCTGAAGATCCACAACAAGATCCACGTCCTCTCGCTGTGCCACGACCTCACCGGCAACAGCCTGCTGACCAGCTTCTACGTGCAGCCGGAGCTGGTCGACAGCCCGTTCGCCGAACTCAATTCGCGTGCCCGCCTGCTGTTCGTCGCCGCCCACCCCGAGCGTTTCGCCGATGCGGTGGTGGTGGAGATCGTCGGCGACAGCGACGAGCAGGGCGACTCGCCGTTCTGGGATGCCGTGGGCCGCAACTTCTTCGACATGAACTACGCCGAGGCCGAGCGCCTGTGCGGGCTGAAGAGCCGCACCTTCCTCGCCGAGCTGATGCCGCATTACCCGATCTACGTACCGCTGCTGCCGGACGCCGCCCAGGAAGCCATGGGCCTGGTGCACCCGCGTGCCCAGGTGACCTTCGACATCCTCATGCGCGAAGGCTTCGAGACCGACCACTACATCGACATTTTCGACGGTGGCCCGACCCTGCACGCGCGCACGTCCGGCATCCGTTCGATCGCCCAGAGCCGCGTGGTGCCGGTACGTATCGGCGAGCCGGGCAAGGGTGGGCGCGAGTATCTGGTCAGCAACGGCCAGTTGCAGGACTTCCGCGCCATCGTCGCCGAACTCGACTGGGTGCCCGGCAAGCCAGTGACCCTGTCCGCCGATGTCGCCGACGTGCTCGGTGTCGGTGAAGGCACCAGCGTCAGGCTGGTGGCGGTTTAA
- the alaS gene encoding alanine--tRNA ligase — protein MKSAEIREAFLRFFEEKGHTRVASSSLIPANDPTLLFTNAGMNQFKDCFLGLEKRAYTRATTSQKCVRAGGKHNDLENVGYTARHHTFFEMLGNFSFGDYFKRDAISYAWEFLTSDKWLNLPKEKLWVTVYATDDEAYDIWHKEVGIPAERMIRIGDNKGAPYASDNFWAMGDTGPCGPCTEIFFDHGEHIWGGPPGSPEEDGDRYIEIWNNVFMQFNRTADGVLHPLPAPSVDTGMGLERISAVLQHVNSNYEIDLFQSLLDAAAKAIGCANEAQASLKVVADHIRSCGFLIADGVTPSNEGRGYVLRRIVRRACRHGNKLGAKGSFFYQIVAALVAEMGEAFPELKQQQAHIERVLKTEEEQFAKTLEQGLKILEQDLADLKGSVIPGDVVFKLYDTYGFPVDLTGDIARERELTLDEEGFEREMEAQRVRARSASSFGLDYNSLVKVDVDTVFTGYQATQGEGRVVALFKAGAAVDSLSEGEEGVVVLDTTPFYAESGGQIGDSGLLTAAGVRFDVRDTTKAGGAFLHHGILAQGSLKVGAAVQAGVDAGVRQATALNHSATHLLHAALRQVLGEHVQQKGSLVDSQRLRFDFSHFEAIKPEQLKQLEELVNAEIRKNSEVETEETDIETAKAKGAMALFGEKYGDDVRVLTMGGGFSVELCGGIHASRTGDIGLFKITSEGGVAAGVRRIEGVTGAAALAWLNAAEEQLKEAANLVKGSRDNVLDKLAGLLERNRQLEKELEQLKAKAASAAGNDLAGSAIDVKGIKVLTARLDGLDGKALLAMVDQLKNKLGSAVILLGGVQDDKVVLVAGVTQDLTAKLKAGDLMRQAAATVGGKGGGRPDMAQGGGVDAGKLDEALALAAIFADQGL, from the coding sequence ATGAAAAGCGCAGAAATCCGTGAAGCCTTCCTCCGCTTCTTCGAAGAGAAGGGGCACACCCGTGTGGCATCCAGCTCGCTGATTCCGGCGAACGACCCGACCCTGCTATTTACCAACGCCGGGATGAACCAGTTCAAGGACTGCTTCCTGGGTCTGGAAAAGCGCGCCTACACCCGTGCCACCACCAGTCAGAAATGCGTGCGTGCCGGCGGCAAGCATAACGACCTGGAAAACGTCGGCTACACCGCGCGCCACCACACCTTCTTCGAAATGCTGGGCAACTTCAGCTTCGGCGACTACTTCAAGCGCGACGCGATCTCCTATGCCTGGGAGTTCCTCACCAGCGACAAATGGCTGAACCTGCCGAAAGAGAAGCTCTGGGTCACCGTCTACGCCACTGACGACGAGGCCTACGACATCTGGCACAAGGAAGTTGGCATCCCGGCCGAGCGCATGATCCGCATCGGCGACAACAAGGGCGCGCCGTACGCGTCCGACAACTTCTGGGCGATGGGCGATACCGGCCCGTGCGGCCCGTGCACCGAGATCTTCTTCGACCACGGCGAGCACATCTGGGGCGGCCCGCCCGGTTCGCCTGAGGAAGACGGCGACCGCTACATCGAGATCTGGAACAACGTGTTCATGCAGTTCAACCGTACCGCCGACGGTGTGCTGCACCCGCTGCCGGCCCCGAGCGTGGACACCGGCATGGGCCTGGAACGCATCAGCGCCGTGTTGCAGCACGTCAACTCGAACTACGAGATCGACCTGTTCCAGAGCCTGCTCGACGCTGCGGCCAAGGCCATCGGCTGCGCCAACGAGGCCCAGGCTTCGCTGAAAGTGGTGGCCGACCACATCCGCTCCTGCGGCTTCCTGATTGCCGACGGCGTAACCCCGTCCAACGAAGGTCGCGGCTACGTGCTGCGCCGCATCGTGCGTCGCGCCTGCCGTCACGGCAACAAGCTGGGCGCCAAGGGCAGCTTCTTCTACCAGATCGTCGCCGCACTGGTGGCCGAGATGGGCGAGGCCTTCCCCGAATTGAAACAGCAGCAGGCGCATATCGAGCGTGTGCTGAAAACCGAAGAAGAGCAGTTCGCCAAGACCCTGGAGCAGGGCCTGAAGATCCTCGAGCAGGACCTGGCCGACCTCAAGGGCAGCGTCATTCCCGGCGACGTGGTGTTCAAGTTGTATGACACCTACGGCTTCCCGGTGGACCTGACCGGCGACATCGCCCGCGAGCGCGAGCTGACCCTCGACGAGGAAGGCTTCGAGCGCGAGATGGAAGCCCAGCGCGTGCGCGCCCGTTCCGCCAGTTCCTTCGGCCTGGACTACAACAGCCTGGTCAAGGTCGATGTCGACACCGTGTTCACCGGCTATCAGGCCACTCAGGGCGAAGGCCGTGTCGTCGCCCTGTTCAAGGCCGGTGCGGCGGTTGACAGCCTGAGCGAAGGCGAAGAGGGCGTCGTGGTGCTCGATACCACGCCGTTCTACGCCGAGTCCGGCGGCCAGATCGGCGACAGCGGTCTGCTGACCGCTGCTGGTGTGCGCTTCGATGTGCGCGATACCACCAAGGCCGGCGGCGCGTTCCTGCACCACGGCATCCTGGCCCAGGGCAGCCTGAAGGTTGGCGCCGCCGTGCAGGCGGGTGTCGATGCCGGTGTGCGTCAGGCCACTGCGCTGAACCACTCCGCCACTCACCTGCTGCACGCCGCCCTGCGCCAGGTGCTCGGTGAGCACGTGCAGCAAAAGGGCTCGCTGGTCGATAGCCAGCGCCTGCGCTTCGACTTCAGCCATTTCGAGGCGATCAAGCCGGAGCAGCTGAAACAGCTGGAAGAGCTGGTCAACGCCGAGATCCGCAAGAACTCCGAGGTCGAGACCGAAGAGACCGATATCGAGACCGCCAAAGCCAAGGGTGCCATGGCGCTGTTCGGCGAGAAGTACGGCGATGACGTGCGTGTGCTGACCATGGGCGGCGGCTTCTCCGTCGAGCTGTGCGGCGGTATCCATGCCTCGCGCACGGGCGACATCGGCCTGTTCAAGATCACCAGCGAAGGCGGTGTGGCTGCCGGCGTGCGCCGGATTGAAGGCGTCACCGGTGCCGCGGCGCTGGCCTGGCTGAATGCGGCGGAAGAGCAGTTGAAAGAGGCAGCGAACCTGGTCAAGGGCAGTCGCGACAACGTGCTGGACAAGCTTGCCGGCCTGCTCGAGCGCAATCGCCAGCTGGAAAAGGAGCTGGAGCAGCTCAAGGCCAAGGCCGCGAGCGCGGCGGGCAACGACCTGGCGGGTTCGGCGATCGACGTCAAAGGCATCAAGGTGCTGACGGCACGTCTCGATGGCCTGGACGGCAAGGCCCTGCTGGCAATGGTCGACCAGTTGAAGAACAAGCTCGGCAGCGCGGTGATCCTGCTCGGCGGCGTGCAGGACGACAAAGTCGTGCTGGTGGCCGGCGTGACGCAGGACCTGACCGCCAAGCTCAAGGCCGGTGATCTGATGCGTCAGGCCGCGGCAACCGTGGGCGGCAAGGGCGGTGGTCGCCCAGACATGGCCCAGGGTGGTGGTGTGGATGCCGGCAAGTTGGACGAAGCGCTGGCCCTGGCCGCTATCTTCGCCGACCAAGGCCTGTAA